A region of Halalkaliarchaeum desulfuricum DNA encodes the following proteins:
- a CDS encoding HEWD family protein: MGAKIRKPTVRTCERCGRTEEWNDEAESWRVSTASGEPFCIHEWDINGSFVPVDK; this comes from the coding sequence ATGGGCGCGAAAATCCGCAAACCGACCGTCCGTACGTGCGAGCGCTGCGGCCGCACGGAAGAGTGGAACGACGAGGCCGAGTCATGGCGCGTCAGCACCGCCTCGGGGGAGCCGTTCTGTATCCACGAGTGGGACATCAACGGATCGTTCGTCCCCGTAGACAAGTAG
- a CDS encoding fructosamine kinase family protein: protein MDGTTRNRVRSIVDAEIDIVRELEGGMIGVVERVDLADGRTLVAKTGETPLSVEGRMLSYLCDRGLPVPDVHHASDELMLLDYLEGDSRVSPSVERDAAERLAALHDHTARGFGFPFDTLTGPVEQPNPWTDDWADFYIEHRLRRVLEVGGEAGTIDDCLAARVEEAFDAVAAAIERAVEPGLIHGDVWRTNLLASDGRVVAFLDPACYYADPEIELAYADWTGTFGEAFFDRYDELRGIAPGFFEHRRFVYRLYPLLVHVHLFGGSYQSELGETLQRIRELDGQT from the coding sequence GTGGACGGGACCACCCGAAACCGGGTTCGATCGATCGTCGACGCCGAAATCGACATCGTGCGGGAACTCGAAGGGGGGATGATCGGCGTCGTCGAGCGCGTCGACCTCGCGGACGGTCGGACGCTGGTCGCCAAGACGGGCGAGACACCGCTGTCGGTGGAGGGCCGGATGCTCTCGTATTTGTGTGATCGAGGACTTCCGGTGCCGGACGTTCACCACGCGAGCGACGAGCTCATGCTTCTGGACTACCTCGAGGGTGACTCCCGGGTGTCGCCGTCGGTCGAACGCGACGCTGCCGAGCGGTTGGCCGCGCTACACGATCACACCGCCCGAGGGTTCGGGTTCCCGTTCGATACGCTCACCGGCCCGGTCGAGCAGCCGAACCCTTGGACCGACGACTGGGCGGACTTTTATATCGAACACCGGTTGCGGAGGGTACTCGAGGTGGGCGGGGAAGCCGGAACGATCGACGACTGCCTGGCAGCTCGGGTGGAGGAAGCCTTCGACGCGGTCGCGGCCGCGATCGAGCGGGCCGTCGAACCGGGCTTGATCCACGGCGACGTCTGGCGGACGAACCTGCTCGCAAGCGACGGGCGGGTCGTCGCGTTCCTGGATCCAGCCTGCTACTACGCCGATCCGGAAATCGAACTCGCCTACGCCGACTGGACCGGGACGTTCGGGGAGGCGTTCTTCGATCGGTACGACGAGTTGCGTGGTATCGCACCCGGGTTCTTCGAGCACCGCCGATTCGTCTACCGTCTGTATCCCCTCCTCGTTCACGTTCACCTGTTCGGGGGATCGTATCAGTCGGAGCTCGGGGAGACGCTCCAGCGGATACGCGAGTTGGACGGTCAGACGTGA
- the hisD gene encoding histidinol dehydrogenase, translating into MDVQTVESLSPERRRAFFERDAGVESIRGDVREILDRVRDEGDVALREFSSRFDGVDVGNIDVAAEAERAIEEVDGDVLAAIRTAIDNVETFHARQVPDDWREEIDGRELGRRFRPIERAGVYVPGGTAAYPSSAIMGIVPARVAGVDHVAVATPPAEEMNPATLAAIHEAGADAVYAVGGAQAVGALAYGTETVSAVQKVVGPGNKWVTAAKAEVRGDVEIDFLAGPSEVLVVADETADPALVAAELVTQAEHDPNASVVAVTDDPDLGAEIATEADRQAGERTREEIIREAFGHDASGVVVARSMSEATLFAEEYAAEHLVILADDDEAILDRIPSAGSAFMGPFTPVAAGDYASGTNHVLPTNGSAKLYGGLSVDSFLRSTTVQRLDEESLSALSETITTLAEAEGLDAHAESVRKRFE; encoded by the coding sequence ATGGACGTACAAACGGTGGAGTCGCTGTCGCCAGAGCGAAGGCGGGCGTTCTTCGAGCGCGACGCCGGCGTGGAGTCGATTCGCGGTGACGTCCGGGAGATACTCGACCGGGTTCGAGACGAGGGCGACGTCGCACTCCGGGAGTTCTCGAGCCGGTTCGACGGCGTCGACGTCGGAAACATCGACGTCGCTGCCGAGGCAGAACGCGCAATCGAGGAGGTCGACGGCGACGTGCTCGCGGCGATCCGGACCGCGATCGACAACGTCGAGACGTTCCACGCGCGTCAGGTGCCCGACGACTGGCGGGAGGAGATCGACGGGCGGGAACTGGGGCGACGGTTCCGTCCGATCGAGCGGGCCGGCGTCTACGTCCCCGGCGGGACCGCGGCCTACCCCTCTTCAGCGATCATGGGGATTGTACCGGCCCGCGTCGCCGGCGTCGATCACGTGGCGGTGGCGACCCCGCCCGCCGAGGAGATGAACCCCGCGACGCTTGCGGCGATTCACGAGGCGGGCGCCGACGCCGTCTACGCGGTCGGAGGTGCACAGGCGGTCGGCGCGCTCGCGTACGGGACCGAAACCGTCTCCGCGGTCCAGAAGGTCGTGGGGCCGGGCAACAAGTGGGTCACCGCCGCCAAGGCCGAAGTGCGGGGCGACGTCGAGATCGACTTCCTCGCGGGACCCAGCGAGGTCCTCGTTGTGGCCGACGAAACCGCGGATCCGGCACTCGTCGCCGCCGAACTCGTAACCCAGGCCGAACACGACCCGAACGCGTCAGTTGTGGCCGTCACCGACGATCCCGACCTCGGCGCCGAGATCGCGACGGAAGCCGACAGACAGGCAGGGGAACGAACGCGGGAAGAGATCATTCGGGAGGCGTTCGGCCACGACGCGAGCGGCGTGGTGGTCGCCCGGTCGATGTCGGAGGCGACGCTGTTTGCCGAAGAGTACGCCGCAGAACACCTCGTCATCCTCGCGGACGACGACGAGGCGATACTCGACCGGATCCCCAGCGCCGGGAGCGCGTTCATGGGTCCGTTCACCCCCGTCGCCGCCGGTGATTACGCCTCGGGGACGAACCACGTCCTGCCAACAAACGGGAGCGCAAAGCTGTACGGCGGGTTGTCAGTCGACAGCTTCCTCCGCTCGACGACCGTCCAGCGCCTCGACGAGGAGTCGCTTTCGGCGCTCTCCGAGACGATCACGACGCTCGCGGAGGCCGAAGGGCTGGACGCTCACGCCGAAAGCGTTCGAAAGCGATTCGAGTGA
- a CDS encoding DUF5995 family protein has protein sequence MIHASVSPWWLDTGVVRRLWRGIRLDTTQFTVGGSANPDLLELVAEPFESVEDVADRLGELEARLVERADRRCVFLTVYTEMTAQTAQEIAEGAFDDSEWMRSYLVRFAEYYRRAFRDFEIGRYSDVPDPWIVAFGTAIRGDALVVQDAFLGINAHIVYDLALTLSDVGLDPNRESKYADHRRVDDTLARLVAIQRELLAERYAPGLSRVGENLAGLDDRWSASALRGARETAWRAAVVRTGARWRPVEASTDWLLSRTATGGASLLLSPTVSPLTMRALHDVEANRFDLASYARAFHDRSTVELP, from the coding sequence ATGATCCACGCGAGCGTTTCCCCATGGTGGCTCGATACCGGTGTTGTTCGCCGGCTGTGGCGCGGCATACGACTGGATACCACGCAGTTCACAGTCGGTGGTTCGGCAAATCCGGACTTGCTCGAACTCGTCGCCGAACCGTTCGAATCCGTCGAGGACGTTGCCGACCGACTGGGGGAACTCGAGGCCAGGCTCGTCGAACGGGCAGATCGCCGTTGTGTTTTCCTCACGGTTTACACAGAGATGACGGCACAGACGGCACAGGAGATCGCCGAGGGAGCATTCGACGACTCCGAATGGATGCGCAGCTATCTGGTTCGCTTTGCGGAGTACTACCGCCGGGCGTTCCGCGACTTCGAGATCGGTAGATACTCGGACGTGCCTGATCCGTGGATCGTCGCGTTCGGGACCGCGATTCGGGGCGACGCACTCGTGGTCCAGGACGCGTTCCTGGGCATCAACGCCCACATCGTCTACGACCTCGCGTTGACCCTCTCGGACGTCGGCCTCGATCCGAACCGGGAATCGAAGTACGCGGATCACCGACGTGTGGACGACACCCTCGCGCGGCTGGTTGCCATCCAGCGGGAACTCCTCGCAGAGCGATACGCACCCGGGCTTTCGCGGGTCGGAGAAAACCTGGCCGGGCTCGACGACCGGTGGTCGGCCTCCGCGCTGCGAGGGGCCCGCGAGACCGCCTGGCGGGCGGCCGTGGTTCGTACTGGCGCGCGGTGGAGGCCGGTCGAGGCGTCCACCGACTGGCTGCTGTCCCGGACCGCGACCGGCGGCGCGTCCCTCTTGTTGTCGCCGACCGTCAGCCCGTTAACGATGCGGGCGCTCCACGACGTCGAAGCCAACCGGTTCGATCTCGCCTCGTACGCGAGAGCGTTCCACGATCGGTCGACGGTCGAACTCCCGTAA
- a CDS encoding zinc metalloprotease, whose translation MSRHGRGRDVYGVQIGRLQFSQSELQDLLVAWLALGIAFALFFVGGAANLDRLLAGGIVIPVLVSLFTAGIGFLLHELAHKVVAVHYDQIAAFEADYGMLFLAIMSAMLGFIFAAPGAVVHRGRLTVRQHGLIALAGPVTNVVLTALFIPVMVLGVLMGSDLVWLLGSRGFAINIFLAAFNLIPYGPLDGKTVIQWSKLIWVVFFVPTVVIAVVSVFGYGLGFGGSF comes from the coding sequence ATGAGCCGACACGGTCGCGGACGCGATGTCTACGGTGTACAAATCGGCCGACTCCAGTTCAGCCAGTCGGAACTCCAGGACCTGCTCGTCGCGTGGCTGGCGCTCGGGATCGCGTTCGCGCTGTTTTTCGTCGGTGGGGCCGCCAACCTCGACCGACTGCTCGCCGGCGGAATCGTGATTCCGGTGCTGGTGAGCCTCTTTACGGCCGGGATCGGCTTCCTGTTGCACGAACTGGCGCACAAGGTGGTCGCGGTTCACTACGACCAGATCGCCGCCTTCGAGGCCGACTACGGAATGCTGTTTCTCGCGATCATGAGCGCCATGTTGGGCTTCATCTTCGCCGCCCCCGGCGCCGTCGTCCATCGTGGACGACTCACGGTCCGCCAGCATGGCCTGATTGCCCTGGCAGGGCCGGTGACGAACGTTGTCCTGACGGCGCTGTTCATTCCGGTCATGGTGCTTGGGGTCCTGATGGGCTCGGATCTGGTCTGGCTGCTCGGCTCCCGCGGATTCGCGATCAACATCTTCCTCGCGGCCTTCAACCTGATCCCCTATGGCCCGCTCGACGGCAAGACCGTCATCCAGTGGAGCAAGCTCATCTGGGTCGTCTTCTTCGTCCCGACGGTCGTCATCGCCGTCGTCTCCGTGTTCGGCTACGGGCTCGGCTTCGGCGGGAGCTTTTAA
- a CDS encoding pyridoxamine 5'-phosphate oxidase family protein: MTEYRGSWTAEEVEDFLEEAKIPVRLATTRPDGSMWIVTLWFRYRDGSLECATQENSAVVRFLRNDPEVAFEVSTNQIPYRGIRGTGVTTVSTDSDKRVLRDLVDRYLGDTDSSLAKWLLSEDRSEVSIRIDMQDVYSWDYSDRMNQ, from the coding sequence ATGACCGAATACCGCGGCAGTTGGACGGCCGAAGAAGTCGAGGACTTCCTCGAAGAGGCAAAAATCCCAGTCAGACTCGCGACAACCAGACCTGACGGGTCGATGTGGATTGTCACATTGTGGTTCAGGTATCGCGACGGCTCTCTCGAATGCGCAACGCAGGAAAACTCGGCTGTCGTGCGATTCTTGCGTAATGATCCGGAGGTGGCGTTCGAGGTTTCGACGAATCAGATACCCTACCGTGGGATCAGAGGAACCGGGGTGACAACAGTATCGACAGACAGCGACAAGCGCGTACTCCGGGATCTCGTCGACCGATATCTCGGAGACACTGACTCCTCACTCGCGAAGTGGTTGCTCAGCGAGGACCGCTCGGAAGTGAGCATCCGAATCGACATGCAAGATGTGTACAGTTGGGATTACAGCGATCGGATGAACCAGTGA
- a CDS encoding FAD-binding and (Fe-S)-binding domain-containing protein has translation MAVDDTQTGTGDRASSVTKWDDLDTSAAALGHDRPDVPAYRALASDLRNRVAGDVAFDEYAQVLYASDGSIYEALPAGVVVPKSVDDVQATLEVAAEHEVPVLPRGAGSSLAGQTVGPGCVVLDFTQYMDEILEVDPENRRAVVEAGVVQDRLDERLVEHGLKFAPDPASSGRATVVGGIGNNSTGAHSVRYGITDAYTEELDVVLADGSLIHTREIVLDSPEWEEVTDGDSLEAELYRTVRRAVEDNREEIDSRYPELKRCVSGYNLHKVIYENDDGEEVINLSKLFVGSEGTLGVIVRAEVSLVTRPEETALALYCFDDLVDSMKAVPEALDYPVSAVELMDEEVFRLASESEEFAQYAEPLPEGATAALMLEWDSELVDDFEAAVADTNAHFVEEGDAFDVLEAYSDEEQGKLWKLRKAAIPLLMSLEGDPKPYPFIEDATVPPAELAEYVQGFQEILTAHDTSAAHFAHAGSGTLHIRPILNLKKEEGVEKMHSIADDVTDLVLEHHGAFSGEHGDGLARTEFNPKMYGEDLWAAFQEVKSAADPEWRMNPGKVVYVDDETAEERGYPDSAASTDMRENLRYGPEYRSLEPQTTLDFEDDGGFSHLVELCNGCGTCRETHSDVMCPTYRASREEIQSTRGRANLLRAAISGELSEEEIHSDRFQEEVLKLCIGCKGCKSDCPTGVDMAKLKTELKHQHHERDGADLRERLFRDIDRWSQLGSRFALLSNLGQKLPGSRTVLSKALGIASDRELPPFKSESLEDWFESRGGCRVPESEATDRVVLFPDTYTNYSYPSAGKAAVEVLETAGVHIEIPDGLAASGRAAFSQGFLDEVCERAETNVSLLAPYVEDGRSIVFTEPSDAVMFQDEYLDLLSGPEVEAVSAASYGVLEYLDVARVDERLSFDAPDEHLTYHGHCNQKATNKDHHAVGVLRRAGYEVDPLDSGCCGMAGSFGYESEHYELSKAIGRILFGQVDESPGEEVTAPGASCRSQLGDRPGADHPPHPIEKVARAATGPAEPAD, from the coding sequence ATGGCTGTGGACGACACACAGACGGGGACGGGCGACCGGGCATCGTCAGTCACGAAGTGGGACGATCTGGATACGTCGGCAGCTGCGCTCGGACACGATCGGCCGGACGTGCCGGCGTACCGGGCGCTGGCGTCGGATCTCAGGAACCGGGTGGCCGGTGACGTCGCGTTCGACGAGTACGCCCAGGTCCTGTACGCGAGCGACGGGAGCATCTACGAGGCGCTCCCCGCCGGGGTCGTCGTTCCGAAATCCGTCGACGACGTACAGGCGACCCTCGAGGTCGCCGCCGAACACGAGGTGCCGGTTCTTCCCCGCGGGGCGGGATCGTCGCTCGCCGGACAGACGGTCGGACCGGGCTGTGTCGTTCTGGACTTCACCCAGTACATGGACGAAATCCTCGAGGTCGATCCCGAGAACCGACGGGCGGTGGTCGAGGCGGGCGTCGTCCAGGATCGGCTCGACGAAAGGCTGGTGGAACACGGACTGAAGTTCGCTCCCGATCCGGCGTCCTCGGGCCGGGCGACCGTCGTCGGCGGGATCGGCAACAACTCCACCGGGGCACACTCGGTCCGGTACGGCATCACCGACGCGTACACGGAGGAACTGGACGTCGTGCTTGCGGACGGCTCCCTGATCCACACCAGGGAGATCGTGCTCGACTCACCCGAGTGGGAGGAGGTCACGGACGGCGACAGTCTCGAAGCGGAACTGTACAGAACTGTCCGCCGGGCGGTCGAAGACAACCGCGAGGAGATCGACTCCCGGTATCCGGAACTGAAACGGTGTGTCTCCGGGTACAATCTCCACAAGGTGATCTACGAGAACGACGACGGGGAGGAGGTCATTAACCTCTCGAAGCTGTTCGTCGGTTCCGAGGGGACGCTCGGGGTGATCGTCCGCGCGGAGGTGTCGCTGGTCACTCGCCCGGAGGAGACGGCGCTCGCACTCTACTGCTTCGACGACCTGGTCGACTCGATGAAGGCGGTCCCGGAGGCGCTGGACTACCCCGTGAGCGCGGTGGAACTGATGGACGAGGAGGTGTTCCGGCTCGCAAGCGAGTCCGAGGAGTTCGCACAGTACGCAGAGCCGCTCCCGGAGGGAGCAACCGCCGCACTCATGCTGGAGTGGGATTCGGAGCTCGTCGACGACTTCGAGGCGGCAGTCGCCGACACGAACGCGCACTTCGTCGAGGAGGGTGACGCCTTCGATGTCCTCGAGGCGTACTCCGACGAGGAGCAGGGCAAACTGTGGAAGCTTCGCAAGGCGGCGATTCCGCTGTTGATGAGCCTCGAGGGTGACCCGAAACCCTACCCGTTCATCGAGGACGCAACGGTCCCGCCGGCGGAGCTCGCGGAGTACGTCCAGGGCTTTCAGGAAATTCTCACGGCCCACGACACGTCGGCTGCGCACTTCGCTCACGCCGGTTCCGGGACGCTTCACATCCGACCGATCCTCAATCTCAAGAAGGAGGAAGGCGTCGAAAAGATGCACTCGATCGCCGACGACGTCACCGATCTCGTGCTGGAGCACCACGGGGCGTTCTCGGGCGAACACGGGGACGGCCTCGCCCGAACGGAGTTCAACCCCAAGATGTACGGGGAGGATCTGTGGGCTGCGTTCCAGGAGGTCAAAAGCGCCGCCGACCCCGAGTGGCGGATGAACCCCGGCAAAGTCGTGTACGTCGACGACGAAACCGCCGAAGAACGTGGCTACCCCGACTCGGCGGCGTCGACGGACATGCGGGAGAACCTCCGATACGGCCCGGAATATCGGAGCCTGGAGCCGCAGACGACGCTGGATTTCGAGGACGACGGCGGCTTTTCCCACCTCGTGGAGCTTTGCAACGGCTGTGGCACCTGCCGGGAGACGCACTCGGACGTGATGTGTCCGACCTACCGCGCCTCTCGGGAGGAGATCCAGTCTACCCGCGGACGGGCGAACCTGCTCCGGGCGGCGATCTCGGGGGAACTCTCCGAAGAGGAGATCCACTCGGATCGGTTCCAGGAGGAGGTGCTCAAGCTCTGTATCGGCTGCAAGGGCTGTAAAAGCGACTGCCCGACCGGCGTCGACATGGCGAAGCTGAAAACGGAACTGAAACACCAGCACCACGAACGGGATGGCGCCGATCTGCGCGAACGGCTGTTCCGCGACATCGACCGATGGTCGCAGCTAGGGAGTCGGTTCGCCCTGCTTTCGAATCTGGGACAGAAGCTGCCGGGATCCCGCACTGTGCTGTCGAAAGCGCTCGGGATCGCGTCCGACCGAGAGCTCCCTCCGTTCAAAAGCGAGAGCCTGGAGGACTGGTTCGAATCCCGCGGCGGCTGTCGGGTTCCGGAGTCGGAGGCGACCGACCGGGTCGTCCTCTTCCCAGACACCTATACTAACTACAGCTATCCGTCGGCCGGAAAGGCCGCAGTCGAAGTGCTCGAGACGGCCGGCGTCCACATCGAAATACCGGATGGACTCGCTGCCTCCGGTCGCGCGGCGTTCTCGCAGGGATTCCTCGATGAAGTGTGCGAACGGGCAGAGACCAACGTGAGTTTGCTCGCGCCATACGTCGAGGACGGCCGGTCGATCGTGTTCACCGAACCGTCCGACGCCGTGATGTTCCAGGACGAGTACCTCGATCTGCTCTCCGGGCCCGAGGTCGAAGCGGTCTCGGCCGCCTCGTACGGCGTCCTGGAATATCTGGACGTCGCCCGAGTTGACGAACGGCTCTCCTTCGACGCCCCCGACGAACATCTCACCTATCACGGGCACTGCAACCAGAAGGCGACGAACAAGGACCACCACGCGGTGGGCGTCCTGCGGCGGGCCGGCTACGAGGTGGATCCGCTCGATTCCGGATGTTGTGGGATGGCAGGCTCATTCGGCTACGAGTCGGAGCATTACGAGCTTTCAAAGGCGATCGGGCGAATACTCTTCGGGCAGGTCGACGAGAGCCCCGGCGAGGAGGTCACCGCTCCGGGTGCATCGTGTCGCTCACAGCTCGGCGATCGGCCGGGCGCCGATCACCCGCCCCATCCGATCGAAAAGGTGGCCAGGGCGGCAACGGGGCCGGCTGAACCTGCAGACTGA
- a CDS encoding TraB/GumN family protein — MSDTADREGSVTVVGTAHISSASVEEVEETIERERPDVVAVELDEGRYRQLQGETPEDLDASDLLRGNTVFQFLAYWMLSYVQTKMGERFDVTPGADMMAAIETAEGFDLDVALVDRDIQTTIQRFWARMTLSEKLRMIGGLAFGVGDSRAAGLVLGIAIGIIAGPIIALFGGSFGVTDALLVRVTGAAVLGIAAGYLLDRLGRGRLTPDGRLFAAIGGGGLLGIGLLLTGIVDTYVEAYLGGFVVNAVGSLALGITAGILVGSVVALFLGLFEDDRPAEGGLDDLSMEELTDTDVVTMMMEEFRQFSPGGAEALIDERDAFIAHKLVALRDAGYHVVAVVGAGHRDGIERYLREPETLPPMEDITGTERGRGIPWFKVIGVVFSIGFIAFFVLLAMAGVRDGFLLRLFAAWFLINAVFAFSLAKLAGARWSSAGVGGAVAWLTSINPMLAPGWFAGYAELRHLRVNVGDISRLNDILSDETRPASDIVSDMFDVPLFRLIMIVAMTNVGSMIATFLFATYVLPMFFAELGGVEAVGREMIRGAQNSADLIWRTIT; from the coding sequence ATGAGCGACACGGCCGACCGTGAGGGGAGCGTCACGGTCGTCGGAACCGCCCACATCTCCTCGGCGAGCGTCGAAGAAGTCGAAGAGACGATCGAGCGCGAACGACCGGACGTCGTCGCGGTCGAACTCGACGAAGGGCGATATCGACAACTGCAGGGAGAGACCCCCGAAGATCTGGACGCGTCTGACCTGTTGCGTGGCAACACCGTCTTCCAGTTTCTCGCGTACTGGATGCTCTCGTACGTGCAGACGAAGATGGGCGAACGGTTCGACGTCACGCCGGGTGCGGACATGATGGCCGCGATCGAGACCGCAGAGGGGTTCGACCTGGACGTCGCACTGGTCGATCGCGACATCCAGACGACGATCCAGCGGTTCTGGGCCCGGATGACCCTCTCGGAGAAACTCCGCATGATCGGCGGGCTGGCCTTCGGCGTCGGCGACAGCCGGGCGGCCGGGCTCGTCCTCGGGATCGCGATCGGGATCATCGCGGGGCCGATCATCGCGCTGTTCGGCGGTTCCTTCGGTGTCACCGACGCGCTGCTCGTCCGGGTGACCGGCGCCGCCGTCCTCGGGATCGCCGCCGGCTATCTCCTCGACCGCCTCGGTCGCGGGCGACTCACGCCGGATGGCCGGTTGTTCGCGGCGATCGGTGGCGGTGGACTGCTCGGGATCGGGCTCCTCCTGACCGGAATCGTGGACACGTACGTCGAGGCGTATCTCGGCGGGTTTGTGGTCAACGCGGTCGGCTCGCTGGCGCTCGGGATCACCGCCGGCATCCTGGTCGGCAGTGTCGTCGCGCTGTTTCTCGGCCTGTTCGAGGACGACCGACCCGCCGAGGGTGGACTGGATGACCTCTCGATGGAGGAGCTCACCGACACCGACGTGGTGACGATGATGATGGAGGAGTTCAGACAGTTCAGTCCCGGCGGGGCGGAAGCACTCATCGACGAACGCGACGCGTTCATCGCCCACAAGCTGGTCGCGCTTCGGGATGCCGGTTACCACGTCGTCGCCGTGGTGGGTGCCGGTCACCGGGACGGAATCGAACGGTATCTTCGGGAGCCGGAGACGCTGCCGCCGATGGAGGATATCACCGGTACCGAACGGGGGCGCGGTATTCCGTGGTTCAAGGTAATCGGTGTCGTCTTCTCGATCGGATTCATCGCCTTCTTCGTGTTGCTCGCGATGGCGGGAGTTCGGGACGGGTTCCTGCTGCGGCTGTTCGCGGCGTGGTTCCTGATAAACGCCGTCTTCGCGTTCTCGCTCGCGAAGCTCGCGGGGGCGCGGTGGTCCTCGGCCGGCGTCGGCGGCGCGGTCGCGTGGCTCACGTCGATCAACCCGATGCTTGCGCCCGGTTGGTTTGCGGGCTACGCCGAACTCCGTCACCTCAGGGTGAACGTCGGCGACATCTCGCGGCTCAACGACATCCTTTCGGACGAAACCAGGCCGGCCTCCGATATCGTCTCCGACATGTTCGACGTCCCGCTGTTCCGGCTCATCATGATCGTCGCGATGACGAACGTCGGGAGCATGATCGCCACGTTCCTGTTTGCGACGTACGTGCTGCCGATGTTCTTTGCCGAACTGGGCGGCGTCGAGGCGGTCGGCCGGGAGATGATCCGTGGGGCTCAAAACAGTGCGGACCTGATCTGGAGGACGATCACATGA
- a CDS encoding cyclophilin-like fold protein: MAPHDLSIAIDGRELAADWTDDAPETRAAIADALPVSGDAARWGDELYFEVPVDVPAENARAEVPVGAVAYWPQGNALCLFWGKTPASHGSEPRAASPVNVVAQIEDVSQLSDLDGGATVRVETAD, encoded by the coding sequence ATGGCTCCGCACGATCTCTCGATCGCGATCGACGGGCGCGAACTCGCTGCCGACTGGACCGACGACGCTCCGGAGACGCGGGCGGCGATCGCCGACGCGCTTCCGGTTTCCGGCGACGCTGCCAGGTGGGGTGACGAACTGTACTTCGAGGTCCCGGTGGACGTTCCCGCCGAAAACGCCCGAGCGGAGGTTCCGGTCGGCGCGGTCGCCTACTGGCCGCAGGGGAACGCACTGTGTCTGTTCTGGGGGAAAACACCCGCAAGCCACGGGTCCGAGCCTCGGGCTGCCTCGCCGGTGAACGTCGTCGCTCAAATCGAGGACGTGTCGCAGTTGTCCGATCTCGATGGCGGGGCGACGGTACGGGTCGAAACTGCCGACTGA
- the purM gene encoding phosphoribosylformylglycinamidine cyclo-ligase encodes MSDDADEGSSEQGKNSTDEDDGLTYADAGVDIAESEAATAALVDAVGETAGDYAGLLDIGDRYLGLATDGVGTKLLVAEALGDYTTIGIDCIAMNVNDLVAAGIRPVAFVDYLAVDEPDDDVSAQVGRGLADGAERADIELVGGETAVMPEVIKGLDLAGTAAGLAHKDALFEGEAEPGDALVGFRSSGIHSNGLTLARAATTANHKYTDPCPFTGYETIGEALLEPTRIYTGLLEPMRDHGVRGAAHVTGGGWRNLTRLGEYRYAIEDAFDPHPVFGFVQREGNVTDEEMYATFNMGTGFVAAVDADRGDELAAAVDGRVIGRVEEGEGVVIEGIELSSE; translated from the coding sequence ATGAGCGACGACGCCGACGAAGGCTCCAGCGAGCAGGGGAAAAACAGCACGGACGAAGACGACGGGCTGACCTACGCCGACGCCGGCGTCGACATCGCCGAAAGCGAGGCGGCGACGGCAGCGCTCGTCGACGCAGTCGGGGAGACCGCCGGCGACTACGCCGGCCTGCTCGACATCGGCGACCGATATCTGGGTCTCGCGACCGACGGCGTGGGTACCAAACTGCTCGTCGCGGAGGCGCTCGGAGACTACACGACGATCGGGATCGACTGCATCGCGATGAACGTAAACGACCTGGTCGCCGCCGGGATCAGGCCGGTCGCGTTCGTCGATTATCTCGCAGTCGACGAGCCAGACGACGACGTCTCCGCCCAGGTCGGTCGAGGGCTCGCAGATGGTGCCGAACGCGCGGACATCGAACTCGTCGGGGGAGAGACCGCGGTGATGCCGGAGGTCATCAAGGGTCTGGACCTCGCTGGAACTGCCGCAGGGCTCGCCCACAAGGACGCGCTCTTCGAGGGGGAAGCCGAACCGGGGGACGCGCTTGTCGGGTTCCGGTCTTCGGGGATCCACTCCAACGGACTGACGCTTGCGCGCGCGGCGACGACGGCAAACCACAAGTACACGGATCCGTGTCCGTTTACGGGTTACGAGACGATCGGCGAGGCGCTACTGGAGCCGACGCGGATCTACACCGGCCTGCTGGAGCCGATGCGGGACCACGGCGTTCGAGGTGCCGCCCACGTGACAGGCGGTGGATGGCGCAACCTGACGCGGCTCGGGGAGTACCGGTACGCGATCGAGGACGCGTTCGATCCCCATCCGGTGTTCGGGTTCGTCCAGCGTGAAGGGAACGTCACCGACGAGGAGATGTATGCCACCTTCAACATGGGGACGGGGTTCGTGGCTGCCGTCGACGCCGACCGGGGTGACGAACTCGCGGCAGCGGTCGACGGCCGGGTAATCGGGCGCGTCGAGGAGGGCGAAGGCGTCGTCATCGAGGGAATCGAGCTTTCATCGGAGTGA